In a single window of the Roseiconus lacunae genome:
- the eboE gene encoding metabolite traffic protein EboE, whose amino-acid sequence MNHLSRLRDHASLQVGYCTNVHAGTDLSSIRDNLSRYAVGVRERLVQLPMSLPGNRAKTASEDHRLGVGLWIPDQASRELVEGGLDDFANFLDRSRLSAFTINGFPFANFHGDRVKQGVYLPTWADRPRLEYTQRLATILAHLLPSGVDLGSISTLPIGWPDNPFVEESKRKIVTADAGRHLRELAVSLEELDRQTGKRIVVAIEPEPGCTLDTVGDMIAFFGDELPDSAHRRYITVCHDVCHSAVMNESQRDAIEAYAAAGITIGKVQVSSAIVADWKSIDREDRVAALDQLSGFAEDRYLHQTGQVSRDGGFRLATDLPELVRESSEASVDAADRWVIHFHVPIFLERFGHLRTTRNEVLACLDALGDPEIDVDFTGHLEVETYAWTVLPDQMRQRGLAEDIANELEWLLTQLGE is encoded by the coding sequence GTGAACCATCTTTCTCGACTCCGCGATCATGCGTCACTGCAAGTCGGTTATTGCACCAACGTGCATGCCGGGACCGACCTAAGCTCCATTCGAGATAACCTCTCTCGATATGCCGTCGGCGTACGGGAACGACTGGTACAATTGCCGATGTCGCTTCCGGGAAACCGAGCGAAAACTGCGTCGGAAGATCACCGGCTGGGCGTCGGATTGTGGATTCCCGACCAGGCTTCACGTGAACTGGTCGAGGGCGGCTTGGATGACTTCGCAAATTTCCTCGATCGATCACGATTGTCGGCGTTTACGATCAATGGATTCCCCTTTGCCAACTTTCATGGTGATCGTGTAAAGCAAGGCGTTTACCTGCCTACGTGGGCCGATCGCCCACGACTAGAGTACACGCAGCGGCTGGCGACGATCCTAGCGCATTTGCTTCCTTCAGGCGTCGATTTGGGGTCGATCAGTACGCTCCCGATCGGCTGGCCGGACAACCCGTTTGTCGAAGAATCGAAACGCAAGATCGTGACCGCCGATGCGGGGCGGCATCTACGCGAGCTAGCGGTGTCGCTCGAAGAGCTGGATCGGCAAACCGGGAAGAGAATCGTCGTTGCGATCGAGCCCGAGCCCGGATGCACGTTGGACACGGTCGGTGACATGATCGCATTCTTCGGCGATGAACTTCCCGATTCGGCCCATCGGCGGTACATCACCGTGTGCCATGACGTCTGCCATAGTGCGGTGATGAATGAATCGCAGCGTGATGCGATTGAAGCTTATGCCGCTGCCGGAATCACGATCGGGAAAGTGCAGGTCAGCAGCGCGATTGTCGCCGACTGGAAATCGATCGATCGCGAAGATCGTGTCGCGGCACTCGACCAATTGTCGGGCTTTGCCGAAGACCGCTACTTGCACCAAACCGGACAAGTTAGTCGGGACGGTGGATTTCGCTTGGCGACGGATCTGCCCGAGTTGGTTCGTGAGTCGAGCGAGGCAAGCGTTGACGCCGCGGACCGCTGGGTGATCCACTTTCATGTCCCAATCTTCTTGGAACGCTTTGGACATCTGCGGACAACACGAAACGAAGTGTTGGCGTGTCTGGATGCGTTGGGTGATCCGGAAATCGACGTCGACTTTACCGGGCACCTGGAAGTCGAAACGTATGCCTGGACCGTGCTACCCGATCAGATGCGGCAACGCGGCCTCGCCGAAGACATCGCCAACGAATTGGAGTGGCTGCTAACGCAACTCGGCGAATGA
- the odhB gene encoding 2-oxoglutarate dehydrogenase complex dihydrolipoyllysine-residue succinyltransferase produces the protein MSEIVDVEVPTVGESITEVQLGTWLKAEGDWVENGEDLVEIETEKASVQLPAPVAGFLQDIAKQEEDFAEVGEVIAKIRVAPKPAGGGDTGGGDSASPSSGESSSETAGQSGASDPAATTASFVMPAAQRLLDENGLSASDVPATGPGGRLLKEDVQKFIDAGGKAKPAKSPAATETKAVAAPPKPQSTLMTGGGDRSEEVKPLSMLRRTIASRLVTAQQTAALLTTFNEIDMSPVMALRKKYKDAFLQKHGVKLGFMSFFAKASVEALRRFPAVNAEIRDDSAIYRNYHDIGIAIGGGKGLVVPILRNTEMMSFAEIEWTIADFAKQASENRLQAEDLIGGTFTISNGGVYGSLLSTPIVNPPQSGILGLHSIQERPVAIDGKVEIRPMMYVALTYDHRIVDGREAVGFLRTIKEVIEDPARLFLEL, from the coding sequence GTGAGCGAAATCGTAGACGTTGAAGTCCCAACCGTGGGCGAATCCATCACCGAAGTCCAACTCGGCACTTGGTTGAAGGCAGAGGGGGATTGGGTGGAAAATGGCGAAGATCTCGTCGAAATCGAAACCGAAAAAGCCTCGGTGCAGCTGCCCGCCCCCGTCGCAGGGTTCCTGCAAGACATCGCCAAGCAAGAGGAAGACTTCGCCGAGGTCGGTGAAGTCATCGCCAAAATTCGTGTCGCCCCCAAACCGGCCGGCGGTGGCGATACGGGCGGCGGTGATTCCGCTTCGCCTAGTTCCGGCGAAAGTTCCTCCGAGACAGCCGGGCAGTCCGGCGCCTCCGATCCAGCGGCGACGACCGCGTCGTTCGTGATGCCCGCCGCCCAGCGACTGCTCGACGAAAATGGTCTGTCCGCTTCTGACGTTCCCGCGACCGGCCCCGGCGGCCGATTGCTGAAAGAAGACGTGCAAAAATTCATCGATGCCGGGGGCAAGGCCAAACCCGCCAAGTCGCCCGCTGCGACAGAAACCAAGGCCGTCGCCGCTCCACCAAAGCCGCAAAGCACCCTGATGACCGGCGGCGGCGATCGCAGCGAAGAGGTCAAGCCGCTGAGTATGTTGCGGCGGACCATCGCATCACGCCTGGTCACGGCTCAGCAAACGGCCGCACTGCTGACGACATTCAACGAGATCGACATGTCGCCGGTGATGGCGCTGCGGAAAAAATACAAAGACGCTTTTCTGCAAAAGCATGGCGTGAAATTGGGCTTCATGTCGTTCTTCGCCAAGGCCAGCGTCGAAGCATTGCGGCGTTTTCCGGCGGTCAATGCGGAGATCCGCGACGACAGCGCGATCTATCGCAACTACCACGACATCGGGATCGCGATCGGTGGCGGAAAAGGCTTGGTCGTTCCGATCCTGCGAAACACCGAAATGATGTCCTTTGCGGAGATCGAATGGACGATCGCGGACTTTGCCAAGCAAGCGTCCGAGAATCGCCTGCAAGCGGAAGACCTGATCGGCGGAACATTCACGATCAGCAACGGCGGTGTGTATGGGTCGCTGCTGAGCACGCCGATCGTCAATCCGCCGCAGAGCGGAATCTTGGGCCTGCACTCCATCCAAGAACGCCCGGTCGCGATCGACGGTAAAGTCGAAATCCGCCCGATGATGTATGTCGCGTTGACCTACGACCACCGAATCGTCGATGGCCGTGAAGCGGTCGGATTCTTGCGAACGATCAAAGAAGTGATCGAGGACCCGGCGCGGTTGTTCCTGGAGCTTTAG
- a CDS encoding ABC transporter ATP-binding protein: MKPFLRIARGLGRYPLALSASIFCSLAVAMLWGGNIGAVYPVLEVCLNGKSVQQWIADDIDEANEGIDKYRQKLATLPQAKLTEQQQADREDWLSEIESLQDTITNRERVRPYADMLPKDPFYTVLVFMVILLAATALKNIFIVANLVSTTWAVQKTTLDLQNQYTEKVLALDLASYDRFGTSQLVTHFTESIEHVSKGMHVLLGASVREPLKIIVCGFGAAFISWRLMLFTLMIAPPTALLISTLSRKIRRTLKAHVSDSVHLNRLVFQSVMSLPAIQAYGMEKPMAHEVDDAGDERMRRSVKISFWIAMTKPVTELAGITAVAVSLVAGAYLVLNQQTDLLGIQMTERPLTISQMLIFFGMMVGMSDPARKLTDVYSNLQIGIAAADRVSEVLDEESRLDFASANEPSPDAPSSRDRTNLIPFKDGKVEFKSTAFGYRADQTVLNGVDLCVQPGETVCIVGANGCGKSTLAKLLLRFYDPHEGSVTIDGIDLVDVDPKIVRRAISFVAQTPAMIDDTVSANVRFGSVDASEEDVYRAAKLARADEFIQKLSEKYDTEVGFDGNRLSGGQKQRIALARAFLRNPTILILDEATNQIDQHSEQLIYDALREYTRDRTCIFVSHRPEVFELCDRIVVMDHGKVVADGQPEELLRTCPPFAKLFAANLEMLSSRNAA, from the coding sequence ATGAAACCATTTCTCCGCATCGCTCGAGGGTTGGGCCGTTATCCGTTGGCCCTTTCCGCTTCCATCTTTTGCTCCCTTGCCGTTGCGATGCTATGGGGAGGCAATATCGGTGCCGTCTACCCGGTTCTGGAGGTTTGCCTGAACGGCAAATCGGTGCAGCAGTGGATCGCTGATGACATCGACGAAGCCAACGAAGGGATCGACAAGTACCGTCAAAAACTGGCGACCCTTCCCCAGGCCAAACTGACCGAACAGCAACAAGCCGATCGTGAGGATTGGCTCTCAGAAATTGAATCACTTCAAGACACGATCACCAATCGCGAGCGTGTCCGGCCGTATGCGGACATGCTTCCCAAGGATCCGTTCTACACCGTGTTGGTGTTCATGGTGATCCTGCTGGCGGCGACGGCACTGAAAAACATCTTCATCGTCGCCAATTTGGTCTCAACAACTTGGGCTGTTCAAAAGACGACGCTGGATTTGCAGAACCAATACACCGAAAAGGTTCTTGCCTTAGATTTGGCAAGTTACGATCGCTTCGGTACGAGTCAACTGGTGACGCACTTTACCGAGTCAATCGAGCACGTGAGCAAGGGCATGCATGTCCTGCTCGGCGCTTCGGTGCGGGAACCGCTAAAGATTATTGTCTGCGGATTTGGTGCGGCATTTATTAGTTGGCGGCTAATGCTATTCACTCTGATGATCGCGCCGCCGACGGCACTCCTGATTTCGACGCTTAGCCGAAAGATTCGCCGCACGCTGAAAGCTCACGTCTCGGACTCCGTCCATCTCAATCGACTCGTCTTTCAATCGGTGATGTCGCTGCCGGCGATTCAGGCATACGGAATGGAAAAACCGATGGCGCACGAAGTCGACGACGCGGGCGACGAACGGATGCGACGTTCGGTCAAGATCTCGTTCTGGATTGCGATGACCAAGCCAGTGACAGAACTTGCGGGGATCACCGCGGTCGCAGTTTCTCTGGTCGCAGGCGCCTACCTGGTCCTCAACCAACAGACCGATCTTCTGGGGATCCAGATGACGGAGCGGCCGCTGACGATTTCACAAATGCTGATTTTCTTCGGCATGATGGTTGGGATGAGCGACCCGGCACGAAAACTCACTGACGTTTATAGCAACTTGCAAATCGGAATTGCCGCCGCCGATCGTGTCTCCGAAGTGCTCGACGAAGAAAGCCGTTTGGATTTTGCATCGGCCAACGAACCGTCGCCCGATGCACCGAGCAGCCGAGACCGCACCAACTTAATTCCATTTAAAGACGGCAAGGTCGAGTTCAAGTCGACCGCGTTCGGATACCGTGCGGATCAGACCGTCCTCAACGGAGTCGACCTTTGCGTCCAGCCAGGCGAAACGGTTTGTATCGTCGGTGCCAACGGCTGCGGAAAGTCGACGCTCGCAAAATTGCTTCTGCGTTTCTACGATCCCCACGAAGGCTCGGTCACGATCGACGGTATCGACTTGGTTGACGTTGATCCAAAAATTGTGCGTCGGGCAATCAGCTTCGTCGCGCAAACGCCGGCGATGATCGATGACACGGTTTCGGCGAACGTTCGCTTCGGCAGCGTTGATGCGTCTGAAGAAGATGTCTATCGAGCGGCTAAGCTCGCCCGTGCCGATGAGTTCATCCAAAAGCTCTCGGAAAAATACGACACCGAAGTCGGCTTCGATGGCAACCGTTTGTCCGGTGGTCAAAAACAACGCATCGCATTGGCTCGCGCCTTCCTGCGAAATCCAACGATCCTGATTCTCGACGAAGCGACCAACCAAATCGATCAACATAGCGAACAGTTGATTTATGACGCGTTGCGAGAGTATACACGCGACCGGACTTGTATTTTCGTCTCACATCGCCCCGAGGTTTTCGAGCTGTGTGATCGAATCGTGGTGATGGATCATGGAAAGGTCGTCGCGGACGGACAGCCCGAAGAACTTCTTCGAACCTGCCCGCCGTTTGCAAAACTATTCGCAGCGAACCTAGAGATGCTCTCATCACGGAATGCCGCTTAG
- the argF gene encoding ornithine carbamoyltransferase encodes MQHFNSLFDISCDDLKLILQTAKVVKSKLKAGERPDVLHNRVVALLFQKPSLRTRVSFESGIAQLGGSSLFLGDDVGWGKRESASDFTKVLGQFIDAVVCRANRHESVTQLSSYNAVPIINGLTDLCHPCQALADVMTIDEAFDGYEGKHLVFVGDGNNVANSLALICAMLDMRFTLACPKGYEMDRQWVERMAKEYPKADITTTSDATAAVATADAIYTDVWISMGQEAEAAERRSAFADYQVNEKLMAAAPSSARVLHCLPAVRGEEITDGVIDGSQSSVIDQAGNRMHAQKGLLVWLLARDWIAKNVMTCL; translated from the coding sequence ATGCAACACTTCAATTCCCTTTTCGATATCTCCTGTGACGACCTCAAGCTGATTTTGCAAACCGCAAAGGTTGTCAAAAGCAAGCTCAAGGCGGGCGAACGCCCCGACGTGTTGCACAACCGAGTCGTCGCGCTCTTGTTTCAAAAGCCCAGTTTGCGAACCCGTGTCAGTTTCGAATCCGGCATCGCGCAACTTGGCGGGTCGAGCTTGTTTCTCGGTGACGATGTCGGCTGGGGAAAGCGTGAGTCCGCGTCTGACTTTACAAAAGTTCTTGGCCAGTTTATTGACGCGGTCGTCTGCCGTGCCAACCGCCATGAAAGCGTCACACAGCTATCGAGCTACAACGCCGTCCCAATCATCAATGGGTTGACTGACCTCTGCCATCCTTGCCAAGCCCTCGCCGATGTGATGACCATCGATGAAGCATTTGACGGATATGAAGGCAAGCATTTGGTTTTTGTTGGCGACGGCAATAACGTCGCCAACTCGTTAGCACTGATTTGTGCGATGCTCGACATGCGATTCACACTTGCCTGCCCGAAAGGCTATGAAATGGATCGTCAATGGGTCGAACGCATGGCAAAGGAATACCCCAAGGCGGATATCACCACGACCAGCGATGCGACCGCCGCGGTCGCGACCGCCGACGCGATTTATACCGACGTCTGGATCAGCATGGGACAAGAGGCCGAAGCCGCCGAGCGACGCAGCGCGTTTGCCGACTACCAAGTCAACGAAAAACTGATGGCGGCGGCGCCGTCATCGGCTCGAGTCCTGCACTGCCTGCCCGCCGTTCGCGGCGAAGAGATCACCGATGGCGTGATCGACGGCTCGCAAAGCAGCGTGATCGATCAAGCCGGCAACCGTATGCACGCGCAAAAAGGCTTGCTCGTCTGGTTGCTCGCCCGCGACTGGATCGCCAAGAACGTGATGACCTGCCTATAG
- the proC gene encoding pyrroline-5-carboxylate reductase, whose translation MKKRTVALIGGGQMGRALAGGMMGSDVIAAADLTVVDHNQASQQWWKENHPQVTVVASPDGHLDRSDVVILAVKPYAITKVAAQIAAGGSEKLIVSIAAGVPLAKLSASVGHQRVIRVMPNTPSLVGAGASAYCADEAATEADCQWIDEALSGVGVAAQVTEAQMDAVTGLSGSGPAYICLVIEALADGAVLCGLPRALAMRLAAQTVMGAAKMVMDTGRHPGELKDAVASPGGTTIAALQSLEENGLRAAMIAAVEASAKRSAELS comes from the coding sequence ATGAAGAAACGAACGGTAGCCCTGATCGGTGGTGGGCAAATGGGACGCGCACTGGCCGGAGGGATGATGGGCTCCGATGTGATCGCCGCCGCCGACCTCACCGTCGTCGATCACAATCAGGCCTCGCAACAATGGTGGAAGGAGAATCATCCCCAAGTCACTGTGGTGGCCAGCCCGGACGGACACCTCGATCGTAGTGACGTGGTGATCCTTGCGGTCAAGCCATACGCGATCACGAAGGTCGCCGCCCAAATCGCCGCCGGAGGATCGGAAAAGCTGATCGTGTCGATCGCCGCCGGTGTCCCACTCGCCAAATTGTCCGCTAGCGTTGGGCACCAGCGAGTGATCCGCGTGATGCCGAACACACCCAGCCTTGTCGGGGCCGGGGCGAGCGCGTATTGCGCCGACGAAGCCGCCACCGAAGCGGATTGTCAGTGGATTGACGAAGCCCTCTCCGGTGTCGGCGTCGCGGCCCAAGTCACCGAGGCTCAGATGGACGCCGTGACTGGATTAAGCGGTTCGGGGCCGGCCTATATCTGCTTGGTTATCGAAGCCCTCGCCGACGGCGCTGTGCTTTGCGGGCTGCCGCGAGCACTGGCGATGCGGCTGGCAGCGCAGACGGTGATGGGGGCTGCGAAAATGGTGATGGATACCGGTCGGCACCCCGGCGAGCTAAAAGACGCGGTCGCCAGCCCCGGCGGGACGACGATCGCGGCCTTGCAGTCACTCGAAGAAAATGGCCTCCGCGCCGCGATGATCGCCGCCGTCGAGGCAAGCGCCAAACGCAGCGCTGAGCTGAGCTGA
- a CDS encoding 6-phosphofructokinase, with product MPDHHTLDIKRVAILFAGGPAPAANAVISTAAFSFLEEGAQVFGIKHGYSRLTDYSAAGPLQEGVDYIRFTHDLLTNARSSRGIMIGTARTNPGKHVSSPEHLKDPELVAPLRRVYEGLCSLEVDALISIGGDDTLKTANKLKMFQDNLPGDARRFPVIHLPKTIDNDYSGIDFTFGFFTAVETLAEEIRNLNHDAAAGRAYFLCEAMGRSAGWLAYGAAIAGEASLVMSVEDVAGDLATEEVDPETNLTRKVMELDKVIDKMVDMMVARDREGREYGTIVIAEGLAEFLPAKYLEGVSRDEHGHINISAINLCSLISKLLADRYKERTGKTRKVNGLQLGYESRCAPPHAYDVMLGSQLGVGAYRALVEEKLNGVMVSVSGQFNLHYVPFEKLVDPKTLVTKVRFIEPGSDFHRLARFLETCTE from the coding sequence ATGCCCGATCACCACACTTTGGATATCAAACGCGTCGCCATCCTTTTTGCCGGAGGCCCCGCACCGGCAGCCAATGCGGTGATCTCAACGGCCGCGTTCTCGTTCCTCGAAGAAGGCGCCCAGGTCTTTGGCATCAAGCACGGCTACAGCCGACTGACCGACTATAGCGCCGCCGGCCCACTCCAAGAAGGCGTCGACTACATCCGCTTCACGCACGATCTGTTGACCAACGCACGCAGTAGCCGTGGCATCATGATCGGGACCGCACGGACGAACCCAGGCAAACACGTCAGCAGCCCCGAACATTTAAAGGACCCCGAACTCGTCGCCCCGCTGCGACGTGTTTATGAAGGCCTTTGCTCGCTGGAAGTCGATGCGTTGATCTCGATCGGTGGTGATGACACGCTTAAGACCGCCAATAAATTGAAGATGTTCCAAGACAATCTTCCCGGCGACGCACGACGTTTCCCTGTCATTCACCTGCCGAAAACCATCGACAACGATTACAGCGGCATCGATTTTACATTCGGTTTCTTTACCGCCGTCGAAACCTTGGCCGAAGAAATTCGCAACCTCAATCATGACGCCGCCGCCGGTCGTGCCTACTTCCTCTGTGAAGCGATGGGACGCAGCGCCGGTTGGTTGGCTTACGGTGCCGCGATCGCCGGCGAAGCCAGTTTGGTGATGAGCGTCGAAGACGTCGCCGGTGACTTGGCAACCGAAGAAGTCGATCCAGAGACCAACCTGACTCGCAAGGTCATGGAGCTTGATAAGGTCATCGATAAAATGGTCGACATGATGGTCGCACGTGATCGCGAAGGCCGCGAGTACGGAACCATCGTGATCGCCGAAGGCTTGGCCGAGTTCTTGCCGGCAAAGTATCTCGAAGGCGTGTCTCGCGACGAACACGGACACATCAACATTTCCGCGATCAACCTGTGCTCACTGATCAGCAAGCTGCTCGCCGATCGCTATAAAGAACGCACCGGCAAGACACGCAAAGTCAATGGGTTGCAGCTCGGCTATGAATCACGTTGTGCACCACCACACGCCTATGACGTGATGCTCGGTTCCCAGTTGGGCGTCGGAGCCTATCGGGCCCTCGTCGAAGAAAAGCTGAACGGCGTCATGGTTTCCGTGTCCGGCCAATTCAATTTGCACTACGTTCCCTTCGAAAAATTGGTCGACCCCAAAACCCTGGTCACGAAAGTTCGTTTCATCGAACCGGGCAGCGACTTCCATCGCCTCGCACGATTCCTGGAAACCTGCACCGAGTAG
- the argB gene encoding acetylglutamate kinase, producing MLEAIAKADTLIEAMGWIRRFRGKTTVIKLGGSVLDDDNALLHILLDVIFMETVGMKPVVVHGGGKAINRALAEANVEPQFIQGRRYTDDMTLDVVRRVLAGDVNRHLTEEIERLGGRAMNLSVHTTNVLFGERLKLETGEDLGHVGKVTEVDRDVIEGLLYTDQVPIIPSMCEDRDGNLYNVNADTAAMAVAQALGAEKLVFLSDVNGVRLDKDDPNTIIHSLSEAKARELIASGHIAEGMIPKVEACLETLDRGVGKVHIIDGRLRHSLLLEIYTSEGVGTELFREPPTATA from the coding sequence GTGCTAGAAGCGATTGCCAAAGCGGACACGTTGATCGAAGCGATGGGATGGATCCGCCGATTCCGGGGAAAAACCACCGTGATCAAATTGGGCGGCAGCGTCTTGGATGACGACAACGCGTTGCTGCACATCCTCCTCGATGTGATCTTTATGGAAACGGTGGGGATGAAGCCCGTCGTGGTCCACGGCGGTGGCAAGGCGATCAACCGAGCGCTCGCCGAAGCAAATGTTGAGCCACAATTCATTCAAGGCCGTCGCTACACCGATGACATGACTCTCGATGTCGTCCGCCGCGTCTTGGCCGGAGACGTCAATCGTCACCTGACCGAAGAGATCGAACGACTCGGTGGCCGGGCGATGAACTTGTCGGTCCACACGACGAACGTCCTTTTCGGCGAACGGTTGAAGCTGGAAACCGGCGAAGACCTCGGGCATGTCGGCAAAGTGACCGAAGTCGACCGGGATGTGATCGAAGGTCTGTTGTACACCGATCAAGTGCCGATCATCCCCAGCATGTGCGAAGACCGCGACGGAAATCTATACAACGTCAACGCCGACACCGCGGCGATGGCCGTCGCCCAAGCCCTCGGCGCCGAAAAACTGGTCTTCCTTTCCGACGTCAACGGCGTGCGTTTGGACAAAGATGATCCGAACACGATCATCCATTCACTCAGCGAAGCGAAGGCGCGCGAGTTGATCGCATCGGGCCACATCGCCGAGGGCATGATCCCTAAAGTCGAGGCCTGCTTGGAAACACTTGATCGAGGCGTGGGCAAGGTTCACATCATCGACGGCCGACTGCGACACTCGTTGCTGTTGGAAATCTACACATCCGAAGGCGTCGGCACGGAACTTTTCCGCGAACCTCCGACCGCCACCGCGTGA
- a CDS encoding glycosyltransferase, which produces MLSFSIITPTLGKRRFLIETLESVHPSDCGPTVEHVVVTAPEASTTPRAVDLGSNRTECKFVKAPIAGAAAAFNVGLYQASGDIIGCLADDDQYLPETLARVTAIFQANPDCDLIYGAIEQIDEDSVVYRTSVPRKLESGRLRRRADGYQPSLFFRRSVIDQVGGLDETLRYHYWYDFVVRAFLAEQTFFREESCLARKRRHRHNTHFGNAAVGYQISRAQERVELLHRHYGDVPPQAALELGKYLAIQQGHDPLQPGYDKALLHLASQSVEALGCKTRLLPSHVKAQVSRSLKYPRELTRYLPMGIGPTLRGFFRSRLFQLKQHEPRTFNIDNHARGASPEKQLSIGIVTPNLNTGEYLERTIESVVGQGFPRIQYVVQDGESTDNSVDIIRQYESKLHCWESRRDGGQTQAINRGLSHVDTDIMAYLNSDDILLPGSLSFVSEYFRSHPDVDVIYGHRLIIDENDQEIGRWVLPPHDDHAIMFADYIPQETMFWRKRAWQAVDCTLDESFQFAMDWDLILRFRSAGLKFVRVPRFLGAFRVIETQKTQVLLETAGTTEMNRLRRRVIGHVPTTREMRRAIRPYRFRQWFHHHAQTLLETARG; this is translated from the coding sequence ATGCTTTCATTTTCAATTATCACGCCTACCTTGGGCAAGCGGCGGTTTCTTATTGAAACACTCGAGAGTGTTCACCCATCGGATTGCGGTCCGACCGTCGAACATGTTGTCGTGACCGCTCCCGAAGCATCGACCACTCCACGCGCGGTTGATTTGGGCAGCAACCGCACTGAATGCAAGTTTGTTAAGGCCCCTATCGCCGGTGCCGCCGCGGCGTTCAACGTCGGACTTTATCAAGCCAGCGGTGACATCATTGGCTGCCTTGCCGATGACGATCAGTACCTTCCGGAAACACTTGCCCGTGTCACTGCGATCTTTCAGGCCAACCCGGATTGCGACCTGATCTACGGCGCGATCGAGCAAATTGATGAAGACAGCGTCGTCTACCGCACCTCCGTGCCTCGAAAACTTGAATCCGGGCGTCTTCGCCGCCGCGCCGATGGTTATCAACCGAGCTTGTTCTTTCGCCGCTCGGTGATCGATCAAGTCGGTGGCCTCGACGAAACTTTGCGGTACCACTACTGGTACGACTTCGTGGTGCGTGCTTTTCTGGCAGAGCAAACATTCTTTCGTGAAGAGTCCTGCTTGGCTCGCAAGCGACGGCACCGTCATAACACGCATTTTGGCAATGCCGCGGTGGGGTATCAAATCTCTCGCGCCCAAGAACGCGTTGAGTTGCTGCACCGTCACTACGGCGACGTCCCGCCTCAAGCAGCCCTCGAACTCGGGAAGTACCTTGCGATCCAACAAGGGCACGATCCGCTTCAGCCCGGTTATGACAAAGCTCTGCTTCACCTCGCTTCCCAGTCGGTCGAAGCATTGGGGTGCAAGACCAGACTACTCCCGTCGCATGTCAAAGCTCAAGTCTCGCGATCACTCAAATACCCTCGCGAGCTGACACGCTACCTACCGATGGGCATTGGGCCAACGCTCCGCGGCTTTTTCCGAAGTCGACTCTTCCAGCTCAAGCAACACGAACCGCGCACGTTCAACATCGACAACCATGCCCGGGGTGCATCGCCCGAGAAGCAACTGTCGATCGGGATCGTCACTCCGAACCTGAATACCGGTGAGTATCTCGAGCGGACGATTGAAAGCGTCGTCGGCCAAGGATTCCCCCGCATCCAGTACGTCGTTCAGGACGGCGAATCGACCGACAATAGTGTCGACATCATTCGCCAGTATGAATCCAAGCTGCATTGCTGGGAGTCGCGACGCGATGGCGGGCAAACCCAGGCAATCAACCGGGGGCTCAGCCATGTCGACACCGACATCATGGCCTACCTGAACTCCGACGACATCTTGTTGCCGGGCAGTTTGTCGTTCGTCTCGGAATACTTTCGTAGCCACCCCGATGTCGATGTGATTTATGGTCATCGGCTGATCATCGACGAAAACGACCAAGAGATCGGACGATGGGTACTGCCGCCACATGACGATCACGCGATCATGTTTGCTGACTACATTCCTCAAGAAACGATGTTCTGGCGAAAGCGTGCCTGGCAGGCGGTCGATTGCACACTCGACGAATCGTTTCAGTTCGCAATGGATTGGGATCTGATACTTCGATTCCGCTCCGCGGGTTTGAAATTCGTTCGCGTCCCACGATTCCTGGGGGCTTTCCGAGTCATCGAAACGCAAAAGACTCAGGTATTGCTGGAAACCGCCGGAACAACCGAAATGAATCGTCTTCGTCGCCGTGTCATTGGGCACGTCCCGACGACACGTGAAATGCGACGTGCGATTCGGCCTTATCGATTCCGTCAGTGGTTCCACCACCACGCACAAACTTTGTTAGAGACCGCTCGCGGTTAG